The Natator depressus isolate rNatDep1 chromosome 8, rNatDep2.hap1, whole genome shotgun sequence genome window below encodes:
- the LOC141992630 gene encoding endogenous retrovirus group K member 9 Gag polyprotein-like, whose product MVHAAKTRSDLTAEELADLVSVCPVTWQDDGQGNQVADWVSLPYSVIREVKKAIREFGLTSTYVRGLIEGIGTGYTLIPEDWKALLRMMLTPSQYVIWLSEYRQMAERQAQVYREQGVIYEHLAGEGQFATVQLQSQLPQAVFPIISACAQHAFRKVPDSGRPTKSFASIRQGASESFMDFTNRLQEAILRQVDNPAAAQEILLKMAVENANEDCRRALQAAQASGILELSDMLRVCQNIGTQAHKAGVLAAALRKTGKEGKRCYRCGKEGHFQRECRSSTAPARPSKKCPKCRKGYHWANQCRSGSGNRTTGPPRTQGQTGVFPTQTTVPLPYNP is encoded by the coding sequence atggttcacgcagcgaagactcgctcagatcttacagcagaggagctggctgatctggtctcagtttgtcctgtgacctggcaggatgatggccagggcaaccaggttgcagactgggtcagtttgccttactcggtgatcagagaggtaaagaaagcaattcgcgagttcggcctgactagcacgtatgtgcgtggtctcattgaagggataggtactgggtacaccctgatccctgaagattggaaggcgctgttgcgcatgatgctgacacctagtcagtatgttatttggcttagtgagtatcggcagatggcggaacgccaagcccaggtatatagagagcaaggtgtcatttatgagcacttggcaggggagggacagtttgctactgttcagctacagtctcaactccctcaggccgtcttccccattatttccgcctgcgcccagcatgctttccggaaggtcccggattcgggcaggcctactaaaagctttgccagtatccgtcagggtgcatcagagtcctttatggattttaccaacagattgcaggaggctatcctccgacaggtggataaccctgcggcagctcaggagatcctgttaaaaatggcggttgaaaatgcgaacgaggattgccgccgtgctctccaggctgcacaagcctctggaattctagagctgtcggacatgctgcgggtgtgccaaaacatcggaacccaagcccataaagctggagttctggctgccgccctgcgaaaaaccgggaaggaggggaagcgttgttaccgctgtggtaaggagggtcactttcagagggagtgccgctcatcgacggcgcccgcccgcccctcaaagaagtgccccaagtgtcggaagggctatcactgggctaatcagtgtcgtagcgggtcgggaaaccgcacgacgggtcccccccgaacccagggccaaacgggggtgtttcccactcagacaactgttcctctgccttacaatccatag